The Oncorhynchus tshawytscha isolate Ot180627B linkage group LG16, Otsh_v2.0, whole genome shotgun sequence nucleotide sequence ATACAATTCAATTATTTATATAAGGATAATGGGTGGGTGATGTGCAACGTTTTGGCAACAAAAATCCCAGTCTAAAAGAAACATTTTTCACTTTGTTTCCCAAATACGCATAGCTTCTTTAAATACAGTACCTTTTCTGCTTGATTTAAAATCTACTGCAGATAACACTGGACCGTTGATTAGATTGAAGGTCATGATTGTGTAAGAAATTCACAGTCAGGAAAGGTTTGTAAGGTCGACAATAACAGAAACCCGAATCTGAGTCGGCTGATTCGAAACCAAATTAAATCCCTGATATATAAATGTAATCTAATTAGAACACATTAAAAAACTCTATCCATCATATTCATATGGATCATCACTTTTGAACGTTTTTCGTCCGAGAGTCTTTGGAAACACTTGTGAAGGGTTAACTTTTATGAAAAAACTATGTCAACAACTGCAAGTTTACACAGGATGTTTAGAGTCGACATGCAAGTGATGATATTGTGACATATCAAAAAAGTCACAGCGGTCTAagggcactgcatctcggtgcaagaggtgtcactacagtctctggttcatatccagactgtatcacatctgcccgtgattgggagtcccataggacggcgcacaattggtccagcatcgtccgggtttggccagggtagaacgtcattgtaaataagaatttgttcttaactaacttgcctagttaaataaagtcagcTTGCAGTTCTACTGATTATGCATGTGGCATATATGGCTAATGAATGTGTGATGAAGTCCTTATGTAGGTGCCCTTCAACTTTAAGTGTCACCAATGCCTGAAAATAcattgatttgattgatattTGGCATTGCAgagaaaataaaaagataaaCTGATGCGTTTATTGCAGTTTGGCCCTCCCTCTTCTGCCCAATTCCAAATCAACTTCTAGCCCTTTCTGTAACAAATCTTATCGGTGTAAGCAATCCCTTACAGAAAAATCACATACATTTCACGTGTGATAACATCTGTGACAACATGTAAAAGCAACATCTGATAACATGAACctacacatgtgaaaacatgatctcgtgaaataaatgtgacaacatgggGGTGCAAAATGTCTACGTACGCTACCATGAAACTACACATTTGAGAGTTAGATGTTCCTATGTGAACGTTTTCACAGGTGAAAAACAAATTCCATGTGAGGTGAAAACGTGTTATTCTcatgtgaaaaggtggtgttaacatgtgaactTTAAATTGAATACATGTGAACATGTGGTTTCATATGTGAAGAACTGACCTCAAGTCTTTTTTTTATGTGAAGATTTCAGGTacttcacatgtgaaaatgtgatTTTGCATGTATTTTTGTGTAAGGGAATCACATGATATGTGGGTTTTAAAGTAACTGGTACACTATTCAGCTAAAATAGTGTACAAAATATTTCATCAGTGACAACATGATTATCACTTAGAAGTGATCACTTAGTAGTGACTTTTCAATATGACCCCACCTGGGATTAGAATTGACAACTTCTGGGTTACGCTGATCTTTCTGCTGCCCATCAAAGTCTATAGCATTCCTATACACATTCATTATCTATAATACATGTCTGCACTTAGCAAAAGAGTGCCATCTGTACTTCTATTTTAGTTAATGTTATTATTCTCTCACCATATATTTCATAGTTATTTCAGAATAAGTATAGTTTTCTGAATAGCTGTCTACTGTTTGTGGGGGatattattctgttttaatgttactcctgaatcactatgataacTATAATCGTTTTTTTATAATAGTGTATTTTTAACAAAGCTGATTTCTACTTTACTCAAACCCAAAGTGTACGAATACAGGTTCAATCTGTAATTGACACTGACGTGATGGTGTAGCAGGAAGGTCGGGATGCTCTGAACCAAGAGTTTGTGAGTTCAAAACCCAgctgaggacatgttgaataataattactgtataaataaacatacacaatgtaaTTATGTATGTCAAATGTACATTGAAAACACTATGTTAAAAGAACTCTTTGTGTATCCTAACGACTCAATTTTGTTTGCAGGGCATCATCTGTGGAATCTCATTTGAAAAATATTCACGTGAAAGGTTGTGATCACATGTCAAATCCACATGTAAACGTCAGTGTTCCAAAAAAACATGGTTTCACATGATTTCCCAGGAGGACATTTCACCTGTGAATCATGTGTCTTTTCCGTAAGGGGTATGTTATTTGCTCGCCCTCACCTTCTCATAAGCTAGATGGAATTGCTTATCCAGCAATCAAATCCTTTCAGATCTATACAAGAGCCTCTATTCGTCAATGGTTCTCCGGTCGATGGCAGGCGATTAGCAGGTGGGAAGGGCTTCCTGTGCGATGATCAGGCCTGGATGCCGATGGCCCAATTGCCTTGCACATTCCCAAGGACCGAGCAGTCCAGGACAGCATAGACCATTGTATTCCCAGACCTCGTAGGGACAGAGGACTCCATCCAGGTGATTGAGGTGCCGGTAGCGATctcactacaaacacacacacacacacaaacacacagattgaCATACTAAACAGACTACATCTGTTTTTGTGAATGTGAGACTAATGTAAGTGTGAACATACTCATGATGTGAGGACTTGGAGTTGTAAATCCTCTTACCTGTACAACTTTTCCCGGTATGAGATGAAATTAGGCCCTTGCATGGCCATCCTCACGTTATACAGGCTGAATGGGAACGGGTTGGTGAACTCCACCTTGACAAATATCTCCTGGTTCACCTTCGCTGGTCCACTCATCTGTTCAAATAGAGATGGTCCATTCACAACAATCTATGGTGATATAAGACATTATAATAATCTAGGGATTATCAACTCCCCTGCGTTGGGAGCATGGGTGTTTTTCGGAATGGCTGCTTTATCAAAGGCGAGGAGAGATGCAGCACTCCAGCAGCACAAATAGGTTTTTAATTGGGTACACTACTATATTAGCTCTTGGGGAAAAACCTAAATACATTTCATACATACTTTTACGGAACACTTTAAAGGATAGTTCACTCAAATTACAAAATTATAGTTTTCCTTAACAtgtcagcagtctatggacaacgTAAGCGAGCAATCCATGATTTGATTTTGTGTACCTGGTCACTGTGACCAAATTACTGCTGACACGGTAAAGAAGATGATGACATTTtttatttgggtgaactatccctttaagggaGGAAGGAAATACATCCTAATAAAGAGGACTAATGAAACTTCCAGACCCACCGCAAAGGCCAACTCGGGGCTTTTCAGGTTCACTATCTGTATGGCCATCAAGTCCTGGTTGTTCTCCATGCTCTTGGCCGTCACCACAAAGCGGAGGCTGGATTGGCAACCCAGCTTGGGCATGTAGTTCTGGGCCAGCACGACCACCTGTATCCTCGACGCTGTTGGTTTTAGGGAGACAGAGTTTTGACAACGAAACAAATTCAATCAACAACAGGAGCATATGTTTGGCAGAACATAACTTTTGTAATTATTACTTGATAATTCATATTTGGATTATTTGGGATTCACCATTGTTTACCATTTGGTACCAGGTTGTTACCTGTAAAGTCTTTTGAGGTAAGTACTAGAGAGCATCCCATCGTTACCTCACGTTCtcttacaatacaatacatacacacacctgctgAAACAGGACGTTGCCATAAAGCTGTAAAAGGACTGCAAAGCATTTTCTATAAACTGTTGAGGATTTTATTTCAGAGGAGGGGTCTGAAAGCTTTGCAGGACTATCATACAAAGTTGTGATACATGGAGACAAGCCCAAaatgacctacagtacagtaggtatGTGAAGGATCACCCTGGTTTCTACTCACTCTCCATGGGTTTCAGAGTGACGTCAAAGGTCTCCTGCTTGAACTGAGCCCTTTGGATGTTGGTGTAGTAGATTGTGGAGCCAACCAGGAGGCCATGGATGGTGCGTGTGTCTTCACTCAGGTTCCTGAAGACCACAGCCATCTGGAAGTTCTGGCCAATCTTCACACGCTTCTGCGGTATCTCCAGCGTCATCTCCACGCCCTGCTCATCGTCATATTGCAAATGCGCCTTGTAGGTTCTCCCGGCATTCTTCATGGTCTCCTTATCTTTACTactgcctgtgtatgtgtgggaCGTTGGAGGGGAATAGAGTTAACATGGGACTGGTGGCTTAGGCTGGTCTAGTGATCTAAACCGCTCTCTTCGGAATACATATATCGCTGCAGCAAAGGTTAGAATCCGGCCCGCTGCTATTTTAGCAATTCTCttctatcttttctctctctctatcaaataGAATAGACAGACAAATATGAGAGGACTGGGACTACCACACTCCTTAAAAGAACAACCATGGGACTGATATGAAACTCTTGGCAATTTTATTTCACCTataggaatatactgtatatactgtacagctggggacctccacatctggcttcttctgaggccagccaccctgacagcagatgaaactgaggagtatttctgtctgtaataaagcccttttgtgaggaaaaactcattctgattggctgggcctggctccccatggCTGCACTCctgcccagtcatttgaaatctgTAGATTAAGGgccaatacatttatttaaattgactgatttcattacatgaactgtaactcagtaaaatcattgaaattgttgcatgttgcgtttatatttttgcaaAGTAATTTGAAAAGCAGTAATAGCAAAGTCATTTCTATACTTCATTCTTGTTGCATTAGTTTCATGAGACACTTTGCAAACTGCCAATAACTAACTTTAAACATGCAGTTACACCCTTGCCAGCCTACTCCGTTGTCCAGGTGCCACATACCTTCTGGGTATTTGTACGTCCCTGTAATGTCCATTGGCCCATAATTGTTTCCACCAATGGACTTTGTCAGGATTTTCATGCCGACATAAGTTGTGTCTACGCTTAGTAACTCAGTTTTCCCAGTTTGTGAGTTTAGCTTGTATTTGTAAACGTCGCTATTCACCTGAGGTTAAAAGAAAGAGATCAATGTGAATATGATGATtgattttaataaaataaaatgtagtgCAAGTTATAAAGCATAACTGTGTTACGCTTCATCATGGCATAGAGTGACGATGAAGTCATTATGGCTGAACATTCAACAGAGTGTTACTGGTCAAGCATAAAGAAGACGTATTGTTTTACCTCAGCAAACACAAACGGGGCATCAAATTGATAGCCAAGCATTCCTTCCTTGATGGCTTTGACAGAGCAAGGTCCACAGCGGTAATATCCTGCAAAAACAATATCAACAACCCATGACCCTGTCTGACTTTTAAAAGAATAGTTCACGTTTCAAAAATGTTTGCTTATTTTCGTCTTCCCTATGGTGCTGTTATTCAATCCAAACGGTTTTGATATTTTGTTAGCTGGTTATTTAGCATCTTCTAGAATATATTGGCTAGCATTTCTGGAGAATACAGCAAAGCAATTGGAAACGGATTGTATTAATTATCAGGGTTTTGGTACATTTTCAAGATGCAGTCAATGCTTTTCAAAGCCATTTAATTAATTTTAATTATTGCCTGTACAATTGCGGAataatatattggcacccttgcacttttTATAAATAATTCccaatttattctaaaatgagTTTAGATTTTAAAAACTATTTGGTGAAATGACATGGACAAAATTATTATCACCCAAGAGCTAATACCTGGATGCAGAGGTTTTGGCCAGATAACTGCCAACAAATGCTTCCTGTGGACATCAATGAGCTTGCTGCACCTTTTATTGGATCCCTAAAACTGCTGCAAACTGCTCCAATTCTGCAATATTTTAGGGATGCCTTCTACCAACTGCTGTTTTCagttcttgccatagatttttgaTGGGATTCAGATCTGGACTCAACACTGGCCACTCCAAAATAGTCCAGCTTTTCTTCTAGAACCATTCCTGGGTGCTTTctgatgtgtgttttgggtcattgtcctgctggttGACCCAAAACCTTTGACAGAGACTCCTTTTTTGGACACCGATGACTCCCAAATGTCTCTAGCAGAGGAGATGCTGTCATTCCATATTATCATATTTATCTGCAATCTGTAGGGCTGATCATTTTAGTTATAATTTTGCATAGTAATGCATCTTAATCCTTTTTTCACCATCAGTCACAATCCCTGCAGCCCACAGACAAGTTTTCCTTTTCATGACTCATCTTTCACTGAGTCTGAAGCAGAGGGATCTGGCCCACAGATTCAACATCCACCAGCGGACTGTGAGCTGCATCGTGACAACATGGGGCAACTTTCTTAACACATTTCTTTGTTTCAGCCCCATATGGAGGCTCTGTCAGTGAGGAGATCCTGAAGCAGTCCGACATCGTTTCTCTGCTGAAACCAGCGATGGCCATAATGGTGGAAAAAGGTTTCCTTGTGGATGACTGTGtgccctgtaaggtctacagacCATTTTTCCTCTGAAAGAGAGCACAGACGCCAGCAGCAGAATTCAGGGAGACGCAATACATCTCGGCTGATGGTCCCTGTGTAGCAGTTGACTTGCAGAGAGAAGGAGCACAAGCTGTTTGACACTGTCATCCCTCTCACCATCACTGGAAGCATCAACCAGCTCTACACCTTTGTCTTTCAAAATCTAAAGCCTTATACTTCATAACTTTAGGAAATAATAACAATTGCTGAAATAATCACAGATGTGGTGAAGACGTACAAAATGTGTTTAATCTTTTAAGACTAAAAATCATTAGAGACAAACAACAAGAACTGGGACTATTACATAATGCTCATTCGggagctaacatggctgccatggaATATTGCAGTGTTATGTGAAGGCATCACAATGCAGAAACCTCAATGTCCCAACTCTCTAAACACATGGCTCTGGATATATGAAACAAGTGAGTTGGGTATCTTGTTTTGCAACACAACACATTCTAAAGTAAATATTTTAAAAGTATGAGAACAGCCATAAACATAGAAAGGGCCCAAGAACATTAATTTCAGATGAAAAAATGCAAATGTGGAAAAATATACCCCGAGGTcaataattattggcacccttgataaagatgagcaaaaaaggaCTGTATAGAATAAATGATactaatacaaatactgagctactgtatattgtataaaaatatatatgttctattatactaatacaattgcttaaagaaagagaaaaaactagctctattttcatgttatCTGACCATACAGTAGCATCACCTAGAGTTTAATAAATGGCATTGGCACATGGATTGGAAACAgcgctatggtcagatgacatgaaaatgaaGCTCTTTGGCCACGCGCACCAGTGGTGGGCTTGGTGTTGAAAAACAGAAGCGTATGCATAAAAGTACCTCATACCCATGGTAAAATAAGGTGGTGGATTTTTGATGTTTTGGGACTATTTTGCTTCCATTGGTCCTGGGGCCTTTAAGGTTAATGGCATCATGGactttaccaagtaccaggatattttatccaaaaacctggttgcttcTGCCATGAGGCTGACACTTggctgcaagtggatcttccagcaagacaataaccccaagcactaatcaaaatccacaaaCAAATGGTTAATTGAGTACAAAATCAACATgttgtttgaattgaagagggcagtccataagtgcaGACTAAAGACAACAAGGATCTGGAGAGATTCTTTATCGAGGAACTGTGGTCTAAGATCACTCCTAATGTGtttgttctccaatctcataaaacattgaagaaaaaggctcagtgtcgttatcctcgcaatgggagggtgctggagtattgaaaacagggatgccaataattttgaccctCTTTTTTAGATGGTTTTGTATTGCTTATTAAATAAACGAAATATATTTtgctgagcaattgtattagtataaaatactGTTATgtttttgcatacaatatagctcagtaattgtatttatttagcctAGCAGTTATCAAGGGTGCAAATTATCATGGAACACACTATCTTAAATGGCTGCGTTTTCATTAATTTTATTATGCAATTTTGAATCCCATTCTAAGCATACAAAATGTGTATACAGAAGTGAAAATTAGGTCTCTCCCATTATCCTAATTTCTCTCTTACCATCACTGGTTTCCTGGGGGGTTGAATCCACCACCTGCCAGCCACCTAAGTTCTGGTATGCAGGGAGGTCAAATCTGGACAAGTAAGCCTCATTCCAGCAGTGGTAGTTCCTGTGGAGACAATGCACATCTCTCAATAACACTATCTGGCATTTTGCACCCATCAGGAACACTATCTGGCATCCTGCGCCCATCAGGAACACTATCTGGCATCCTGCGCCCATCAGGAACACTATCTGGCATCCTGCGCCCATCAGGAACACTATCTGGCATCCTGCGCCCACCAGGAACACTATCTGACATCCTGCACCCATCATGAACACTATCTGGAATCCTTCACCCATCAGGAGCACTATCTGGCATCCTGCACCCACCAGGAACACTATCTGGCATCCTGCACCACTCAGGTACACAATCTGTCATCCTCCACCACTTAGATACACTATCTGGGATTCTGCACAATCATTTTCTTCTTGGAGCACAATGATTTAAAGATAACAGGGACATCTAGTCCATTTCACCCCCCACCATGCTATGACTAAACTGtttttacagtacatacagtgaaAGATAGGATTATAGAAACCTACGTTCTGGGATTTCATTTTCATTCAATACAAATGGATAAGCAGAAATATAACTACCAGATTGAGTCTCTGGTGAGGCGCTCGTTCAGTTCAAGTACATTTCCCACTGAGTTGAAGACGAGATCTGTGACTATGTTCCCTGTGTTGTCGTGGGCAGAGTTGAAGTTGGTGATCACCCTGGCAGGGATGCCCAGACACCGCAGAACTGGGGCAGGGGAGGGGACACCATTAAAAAGACTTGGCAATACTTCAAAATAAGCATATATTAATTAACATGCAATTGTGAACATTAATAAATGTTTAACTAATACATTAAATGTATTCAATCAATTGATTAGAGTAGATTTATGAATATAACTTTCAGAAGTGTGTTTTACTTGCACAGCAGTGGGCCTTGTCTGAGGAAACTGCTACCTATTTTTTTCTGTCAATGGTACTAGTCACCTTAATTACACATTTTCTACATCTCATGCATACCTAGAAAGTGGCCTATGCTCCAGACTAGTCAGAAAAACGGGATTTGTGTATTGAGCTATGGCTTAGcataatgagcatggccttatttttaTTACAGCATACTGGATGACTGTCACTCATATTCTGTTCACCAAGCTCAATAAAACAGCGACTACACGATACAAAAATGTTCCCTGAATTAAAGTTtgcaacgtaggtgcacaggtcgggAAAATTTTGAGTAATAAAGGTGACAGactgtgacacattcaataccgccttgcacactcagcatctagctgatctagggtgtaatatATTTTCCCCCCTTTTGTTCCGTTTCCTTCAGTTAAAAAATTATTTTCAACAGAATCGCCGGAATGAAAACACCTCTTATCACACAGCCACAtgaaaacagcatgatcactttacTTGttgtttacagttgaagtcggaagtttacatacagttaggttggagtcattaaaactcgttttcaaccactccacaaatttcctgttaacgaactatagttttggcaagtcgtttaggacatctactttgtgcacgacacaagtcatttttccaacaattgtttacagacatattatttcacttataattcactgtaacacaattccagtgggtcagaagtgtacatacactaagttgactgtgcctttaaacagcttggaaaattccagaaaattatgtcatggctttagcttctgataggctaattgacatcatttgagtaaattggaggtgtacctgtggatgtatttcaaggcctaccttcaaactcagtgcctctttgtttgacatcatgggaaaatcagaagaaatcagccaagacctcagaaaaacaaattgtagacctccacaagtctggtttatctttgggagcaatttccaaacgcctgaaggtaccacgttcatctgtacaaacaataatatgcagatataaacaccatggggcgacgcagccatcataccgctcaggaaagagacgtgttctgtctcctagagatgaacgtacttcggggcgaaaagtgcaaatcaatcccagaacaacagtgaaggaccttgtgaagatgctggaggaaacaggtacaaaagtatctatatcctcagtaaagcgagtcctatatcgacataacctgaaaggctgctcagcaaggaagaagccactgctccaaaaccgccataaaagccagactacggtttgcaactgcacatggggacaaagatcgtactttttggagaaatgtcctctggtctgatgaaacaaaaatagaactgtttggccataatgatcattattatgtttggaggaaaaaggaggaggcttgcaagccaaagaacaccatcccaaccttgaagcacaggggtggcagcatcatgttgtgggggtgctttgctgcagaagggactggtgcacttcacaaaatagatggcatcatgagggaggaaaatgatgtggatatattgaagcaacatatcaagacatcagtcaggaagttaaagcttggtcacaaatgggtcttccaaatggacaatgaccccaagcatacttccaaagttgtagcaaaatggcttaaggacaacaaagtcaaggtattggagtggccatcacaaagccctgacctcaatcctagaaaatctgtgggcagaactgaaaaagcgtgtgcgagcaaggaggccttcaaacctgactcagttaccaccagctctgtcaagaggaatgggccaaaattcacccaacttattgtgggaagcttgtggaaggctacccaaaacgtttgacccaagttaaacaatttaaaggcaatgctaccaaatactaatcaagtgtatgtaaacttctgaccgatcTGAAATGTGATGgaaagacataaaagctgaaattaaataattctctctactattattctgacatttcacattcttaaaatcaagtggtgatcctaactgacctagaacaaggaatttttactaggattaaatatcaggaattgtgaaaaactgagtttcaatgtatttggctaaggtgtatgtaaacttccgacttcaactgtatatcatttCTTCTCGTAACTATCTTAcaagctctcctcctctcaccttttcccttccctTGTGGACTccagtgcacaacacaacagctgtgggtgaccaggtgaaaaaacctttccaagccaaaccatatcacgACCGCTAACCTCTTTAGACAGCCTGTATACTGTAGTTGTCATATCATTGTCAACTAGAAAAAATAGAACTAACACATTAGTtgctgctacaatcatgcagtacagtgtacagtcagaaagcagtttagcagttacaccagcggGCTCCAAAGGCAATAAATTAATTAAACCAAAACAGTTCCATTGATGAAGTGTGTACAACCCTCTCAAAAAtctaagcagagctcatgcctttggtacaacttttttcaaatcatcattagaggcGCATCATGCAGACTTACAATgcattaaaaatcaaaacatattcccaaacatttgtatcacaactaacgTTGCATGAATAACTAAATGAAGCAACTCGAAgtgtctgtttctttgttaaGTGCTCAGCAAAGAACAGcagcatgtgcgcactccctcaaatcttgGAGAAAATACCCTTTCTGTTTTATTCATctatgtgcctttagaggccatgcaattcattactcatctttaaaacaaaaacaatttaggTAAACAATAATGAAATAGAGGGACAGATTAATAGCAATAAAAACTTTCCCGTAGAGGCACAGAATATGTTTGAGGATAAACAAAAAGAAATtaaggaacttattcaagaagtaatatattattaaaaaaatatcaaactggatggaatgtgagggaaaaatgcaccaaataatTTCATATCTTCAACattgaaatgctaccaaaaataatttactgaaacttgttacaaataaCAGTCACCCATGATTTACCAAAGAATATTTTGAAAGAGGGAAAGTACTTTTAAGCATACgttttcatttcagtctcctccatctccaatATCCAACATTATTTTCTATTAATAATGCAAAATgaacagctgtacagaaagactcatgtgaaggccaaattaaaGAGGAGGAACATCTTGGTGCAAGTCCAGGAAAACCCTATGCCTGGATGGCATACCAAATCTTTTTTTAATGTACTGTACTCAGAGGACCGTTTTATTAGGATGTTTTAATCACTCCTATAAAACtggtagattatcagatactCAACCAGGTCTGACTTCATTATTACTGAGGCATAACCCAAGTGGTAAATATATGAAGATCCAGTCCATAAAAAAaattggaggccccttacactaatGAAAAATACTAACAAAAATGCATAGCGCacagaatatttttttaattgttgGATATTATTCCATATAGATCGCAAAATACTTGaaaagagatttttgat carries:
- the LOC112215141 gene encoding coagulation factor XIII A chain-like, translating into MSSSAHCTGSNFPGRLESPICSSNAEQDDHRLPKFEDFGEAEAIPHGPSSDATLECVRVDMMQNENKSDHHCHLYEGKNNILIVRRAQEFQMTLQFNQPVNPSDNFQIEFYIGINTYMLNGTKIIISFGGSQTGNWTGRIIQQQGDACVVGITPSADAIIGKYYTSVAVIGSNGISRTQKDSGTDFYLLFNAWASNDEVYMPNEEERQEYVMNENGYIYQEESGDGRQWYYGQFVEGILDACIKILDDSHMPLVNRGDAVKVCRIGSAMMNSQDDRGVLVGNWSDDYSLGTAPTFWIGSDQILLQYVNKGPVSFAQCWVYAGTFNTFLRCLGIPARVITNFNSAHDNTGNIVTDLVFNSVGNVLELNERLTRDSIWNYHCWNEAYLSRFDLPAYQNLGGWQVVDSTPQETSDGYYRCGPCSVKAIKEGMLGYQFDAPFVFAEVNSDVYKYKLNSQTGKTELLSVDTTYVGMKILTKSIGGNNYGPMDITGTYKYPEGSSKDKETMKNAGRTYKAHLQYDDEQGVEMTLEIPQKRVKIGQNFQMAVVFRNLSEDTRTIHGLLVGSTIYYTNIQRAQFKQETFDVTLKPMETSRIQVVVLAQNYMPKLGCQSSLRFVVTAKSMENNQDLMAIQIVNLKSPELAFAIVVNGPSLFEQMSGPAKVNQEIFVKVEFTNPFPFSLYNVRMAMQGPNFISYREKLYSEIATGTSITWMESSVPTRSGNTMVYAVLDCSVLGNVQGNWAIGIQA